The sequence below is a genomic window from Candidatus Berkelbacteria bacterium.
CAAGGGATTACGGGTTTTTCAGGAAGCTGGAATCCGCCGCATACAACAGGGTATTCCTTGCGCTGTTTTTCGGGAAGATAAGCAACGACATAAACGGGAGCCCAAAGATAATGAAGAGGGCGCTCTACGAAAGGCTGGAACTTGTGTCGGATGATTGGTTCATCGACACGGAGCTCATGGTGAAGGTGAAGCTCCTTGGCGGCAGGGTTGGCGAAGTAAAGGCTGCCTACAACAGGAGAAGCAAAGGAAAGTCCAAAGTAAAGTTCTACGTCATGCTGGAATTCCTTTCGAACATTCTAAGATTCAGGTTCGGCGGGCTCAAGAAATTTAAAGACTCTGTAGACTAGTCAAGAATGTCATCGCTCGGCGGCGCCAATGTTCTCATAACAGGCGGAAACGGCTTCATAGGCTCGCATCTTGTGAAAAGGCTTGCCGGCGAAGGCGCCGCTGTTCATGTTCTTTCCAGAAGCGATGAAAATATCAGGGGTATGGAAAATGTCATATTCCATAAAGCCGACATCAGGGATTACGAGGTCGTCAAAAACGCCGTAAACGAGGCGGAGCCGGAAAAAATCTTCCATCTCGCGGCCATAGTGAATGTCAGCAGGGAAATGAAGGACATGAAGCCCGTGATGGAAACGAAAATAAACGGGACGCTGAACCTGCTGAATGCCCTTGACGGCACCGATTACGACTGCTTTATCAACACTGGAACGTGCGAGGAATACGGCTCCAATCCACCGCCCTTCAGGGAGGACATGCCGCCAAGGCCGATATCCCACTATTCGGCCGCCAATGCATCGGTGACTTCCATATGCAGGATGCTGTACGAGACGAACGGCCTGCCGATTCTTACTCTGCGGCAGTTCACATGCTACGGACCTGGCCAGAAGACTGGAATGCTGATACCCTATGTCATAAGCTCCGCATTGTCCGGAGACGACATCAGGCTGACGAAGGGAGAGCAGAAAAGGGATTTCAACTACGTGGATGACGCCGTCGAATCTTTCATGAAGGCCTCGTCAGAGAAGCGTGCCATAGGTGAGGTGATAAACGTAGGAACCGGTGAGAGCCGGAGAATAATGGATGTCGTGGCGTCGATACTTTCCATTACAAAGAGTTCCGCGAAGCCGCTGTTCGGGGCCGTTCCGTACAGGAAGCCTGAGATATGGGAAATAAGGGCCAACATCACGAAGGCGGAGCGCATTCTGGGATGGAAACCTGTAACCGGCATGGAAGACGGGCTGAAAAAGACCGTAGAATGGTACAGGAAATCTATTCCTTCGTGAGCACGTCAAAGGGCCCGAACGAGACCCTTTTCCGGTATTCGCTCTCCAGATATTTGTATGTTATGGGATTGAAATATCTCGACTGCTGTGTGTTGTCCACCACGGCTGTCTTTACGCTGCTTGAGCGCAATATCTCCACGGTCCTTGCCTGCTCCATGTCGTTCACGTGCTCCTTGTAGGGATAAAGGTAATACATACCGGGCGGGGGGTCCCTGTCAGAGAGGTGATATATGGTGGGGTTGTATCCGAACACATAGAGCATCTCCCCTTCTTCCATGGCATTCTTCAGGTAAGACGACACGTCCTCCATATGCGTGTAGTAATCCGACGACACGCTATGCAGCCTGTAGACGCTGTATGAATTGAGCCCCAGCGAAAATGCAAATATCAAAGCTATCGGGAAGATGACGAGTATTTTTGTGTATAATCCGTCTATCTTAGCCTGCATTGCCCTCTGAACCATCCTTGCAGACAGGACTGAAAGCGGTATTGCCATAAGGCTCATGTACTTGAGAACAGCAACGAACGGGTAAGACGTTACAGCGAGCATGATGACGAAAAACATGTCGCTGCCCATGTCCCTTTTCCTGTCCAGAAGGAAAGCTATGAAAAATGCTGCGGCAAGGAAAAGGATCGGCGACATGACGGAGAAGTTGTACAGGGTTTCCAGCGACATGAATTTGGACGGCTCGCTCAGCCACGTATCATCCTTTCTTATGTTAAGCGCCTCCGAGGTGGTCCAGTTGAGCATCTCGGCGAAGGCCCCCATGAGAATGAAATGCGCTGCAACAATGATGAGCGGTATAAGCAAGGAGGCAGCCATGAGCGCTGCCGGCTTTATTCTGGCGGCTATGTTTTTTCTCTCGATGGCAAAACATATGAAATAGAACAGAACAAGCATCACGGCCGTCTGTTTCGAAAGCAGGGCCAGGCCGGCAAGCATTCCGGATGCGGCTATGTATTTTGCTTTCCTCTCTCCGGTGAAAAAGAACAGGGATGCGACGGAAAACAGTATCATAAGCCTGTCCCCGTTGACAGCATATCCGAAAAACGAGGGCATCGTGAATATGAAAAGGAATATTGACGCCGCCGCCAGAGCCGTTCTATTGCCGTACATCCTTGCAGCTGTCATGTATATCATCAAGGCGGCGGCCGCATTCATGGAGATTGCCAGCAGCCTTATGAGCTGCAGAATCTGGCCTGAATAGGCTAAAACGGAAAAGACATAGTAGTTGAGCGGAGGTTTTACGTCAGTTGAATAATCCTTGTAAGGGGCATAGCCTTCGAGCATTTTTTCGGAAGTGAAGATATAGTTGCTTTCGTCCGGGGTAAACCCTATATTCAGGTATATCGAGCTGTTTACAAGGATGTATGCAGCAACGACAATCCATATCTCCTTGCCCCTCAGGTCCATTCTAGAAACTTCACTTCAACGCTTAAAAAATGCCGTCGTTGCATTAGGACATATTTTGAACCAATTTTTGCATATTAAAAGGGTTTTTACGTATCTGATAAAATGGACGTTGTAATACTCTGCGGAGGCCGCGGAACACGGCTTGCTGAAAAGACTTCTGTGATGCCGAAGCCGCTAGTCCCGATAGGGGACAGACCAATATTGTGGCATATAATGAAGATGTATTCCCACTACGGCTACAAGAGGTTCGTTCTCCCGCTGGGTTATATGGGACATGAGATAAAGAGGTTCTTCGTAGAATATCCGTGGATAAGCGGAGACTTCGAGCTTGATATGCATTCCGTGTCGGTGCCGAAGCCAAGGGAAGACTGGTCTGTGGCGCTTGTCGACACCGGAGTCGACTCGAAGACGCAGAAAAGACTGCATCTGGTGAAGGAGCACATAAAAACCGACAGGTTCATGCTAACGTACGGGGATGGTGTCGCCGACATAGACATCGGAGACTTGGTCAGAAGGCATGAATACCTGAAAAAAACTTACGGTGTCATGGGAACGGTAACCCTCCACACCCCGAAGTCGAAGTTCGGCGTGGTCGACATAGAAAAAGACCTTGCCACGGCATTCAGGGAAAAGCCAGATGCCGACAAGTTCGTGAATATAGGATTCATGGTCCTTGAAAAAGGCGTCTTTGACCATATGGACGGCTCGGATGTGATGCTTGAAACATCGCTGCTGCCGAAGCTGGCGGCTGAAGGCAGGATAGGATTTTATCATCATCAAAATTTCTGGGGTTGTATGGACACCTACGGGGACTACATGCACCTGAACGAGATGTGGAAAAACGAAAGGCCGTGGAAGGTATGGAAGGACTAGATTTCTGGAAGGGTAAAAAAGTGCTTGTAACGGGAGCCACCGGGTTCATAGGCTCCCATATAGCTTCGGCTCTGTGCAGAACAGCTGATGTCACGGTGCTGGAAAGGGATAGAACAAAGAATTCTTTTCTCGCTCTGTCGGGAAACATGGAACACGTCAACATAGCGAGGGGCGAGCTTGAAAGCATGGATACCGTGATGCGCGTCCTTGCCGAGTACGAGATAGACACTGTCTTCCATATAGGCGCCCAGCCGATAGTGGAAATATCCAAAATAGAGCCCAGGAAGACCTTCGAATCAAACATAGAAGGGACATGGAACGTGCTGGAAGCCTGCCGCCTCGTTTCGTACGAAAGCAGGAAGCTCCGGAGGATAGTCGTTGCATCAAGCGACAAGTCATACGGCAGCCAGGCGCCGCCTTACACCGAGGACATGCCTCTCGGGGGCGGGTCCCCATACGACGTGTCGAAGGCGTGCGCAGACCTCATATCTCAGTCATACAGGAAAAACTACGCCCTGCCGATATGCATCTCCCGCCTGGGAAACGTTTTCGGCCCGGGCGACACCAACTTCAGCCGCATCGTGCCGGGAACGATAAAGTCTATAATCGAAGGCGGCGACGTGGAAATAAGAAGCGACGGCTCGCTGGTCAGGGAATATTTCTTTGTGAAGGATGCCGTCTCCGCTTACCTGACGCTTGCAGAGAACATGCACAGGAAAGATGTACTGGGCGAAGCCTTCAATTTCAGCAGCGGCGAAAAAATGTCAGTTCTTGACGTGGTGAAAAGGATTTCGGACTTCATGGGATACAAGGGGCAGCCGAAAATACTCAACTCGGCAAGGAACGAGATACAGACGCAGTTCCTGTCAACTGAAAAGGCAAGGCACATCCTAGGATGGTCGCCTTCGTTCTCATTTTCCGGCGCTTTGCCGGAAACCGTGGAATGGTACAAGGCACTCCTGGGTGGTTAACATGGAGAAAGAACTCAGGGAGGAAATAAGGAAGAAGGTTGCAGAATACTACAATGAAGTCCTGACGAAAAAACAGAGTCACAAGATACCTGCGTCAGGAAAAGTCTTTGACGAGAAAGAAATGGTGAATGCCGTTGACGCCGTTCTGGACGGCGTGTGGACTCACGGAAGGTTTGCTGTTGCATTTGAAAAGGCTATATCGTCGTTTCTTGGCGCAAAGCACTGCGTCATAACAAATTCAGGCTCATCGGCCAATCTTCTCGCGGCCTCTGTCCTGTTCTCCCATGAGGTGGAAAACCGCATCAGGAAGGGGGATGAAATAATCACGGCCGCGGCCGGTTTCCCGACGACGGCAAATCCTGTAATACAAAATGGCGGCATTCCGGTATTTGTCGACATAAAGGAAGATACATACAACATAGACGAAAGTCTTGTGGAAGATGCCATAACCGACAAAACTAAAGCCATAATGACGGCACATACCCTGGGAAATCCTTTCAACCTGGATAAAATCATGTCCATATGCAAAAAACATGGCCTGTTTCTTATAGAGGACTGCTGCGATGCCCTGGGCTCAAAATACAGGGGTAAATACGTGTCAACGTTCGGCGACTTGGCGACTTTCAGCTTTTATCCGGCCCATCATATAACAATGGGTGAGGGAGGGGCGGTTGTCATGAACTCCGACATCCTTGAGAAGTGCGCCGAATCCATAAGGGACTGGGGAAGGGACTGCTGGTGCATGCCTGGCGTGGACAACACGTGCGGAAAGCGCTTCTCCTGGAAGCTCGGCGGGCTTCCAGAAGGATATGACCACAAATATACGTATTCCAGGCTCGGATACAACCTCAAGGCGACTGATATGCAGGCTGCCATAGGCCTTGCCCAGCTAGGCAAGCTCCCTTCGTTCATCGAGGCCAGGAAAAGGAATTCTGGCGCTCTCAGGTCGGCGCTTTCCGAGTTCGACTGCCTTGCATTCGCTGAAAGCGAGCCTGGCGCGGAGCCGTCATGGTTCGGGTTCATCATAAGGCTGAAAGAGGGTTGCGGCTTCAGCAGGGAGCAGCTGACAGGCTTCTTGGAAAAAAACGGGATAGTGACGCGGCTCGTATTCGCCGGAAACCTGACAAAACAGCCATATTTATTCAGCGGAAACATTGATTACAGAATCTCCGGAAGCCTGGAAAAGTCTGACATCGCAATGAAGAACACATTCTGGATAGGCGTCTGGCCCGGTATTACCGAACATGACATAAGCTATATATATGAGACGTTCAGGAAATTTATGGGTGGTGCAAGATGAAGCCTCTCGTGAGCATATGCATACCGAATTACAATGGAGAAAAATACATAAGGCATGCCATAGAGAGCGCCCTAGCGCAGACATATCGCAGGACGGAAATCATCGTAGTGGACAATGCTTCCACCGACGGCTCGTGGAATATAATAAAATCCTTCAGAAGGATAAAAAAATTCAGGCATAAGGCCAACATGGGGTACGACAGGAACCTCAACGCATGCATAGAGCTTGCGAAAGGAAAATACGTGAAGGTTCTGCATTCCGACGACCTGCTGGAAAAGGATGCCGTGAAAATGCAGGTGGAAGCGATGGAAAGCGCGCCGACAGCCGGCTTCGTATACAGCCCGGTGAAGCTGATTGATGAAAATGGGGATTTCATCGGGAATTTCTCCGCCGGAGACGCCGCCCTCGTGGTGCCTGGAAAGCAGAAACTGGCCGAGCTCCTCAACGGCAACCATATAATGTTCCCTTCTGTCATGATAAGGGCCGAATGCCTCAGGAAGGTCGGTTTGTTTGACGGCGAAATCCCTTATTGCAACGACTGGGACATGTGGCTCAGGATATCCATGAAATATGACGTCGCGTACATCAGCAGTGTTTCCGCATCATACAGGGTATACAGCCAGAGCGGCGGCACCGTCAGATACGAAACTTCAGATATTTCAGGCTTCCAGATGTACAGGTGCCTGACAAAGACCCTCTCCGCGATAAGCGACGAATCTATCCTGAAAAACGGTAGGAGGTACTACAAGAATCTTGCAATGGAGCAGATATCAAGGGGACTTTCCCTGATAAAGACTGGGAGAAAATCCCACGGGAGGAGATACGTCCTGGCAGCTTCTTCTATCCATGACGGCTTCCTGTTCAGGCTGTCCGTCTACGCCATATATCTTCTGACCTATGCAGGCATGAGCGGAATCATTCTCAGGCTTGGAAAAATCAAGTAGGACATTATTCGAAACTCCTGTATACATTCATAAATTTATTTAAGCACTGTTATGTTACTAAAAACTTCGGTGTAAATATGCGTATACTCGTGACTGGCGGAAGCGGATTCGTAGGCAGAAATGTGGTGGAACATTTCGGAAGAAAGCACGAAGTTCTGGCACCCACGCACAAAGAGCTGGATCTTCTTGAGGAAAACAAGGTAAGGGATTTCTTCAGGCAGAACGAAATAGACGCCGTAATCCACACGGCAATCAAGCCGGGTAACAGGAATACAAAAGAGACTTCCAACCGGTTTTACAGCAACGTCAGGATGTTCTTCAACATAATGCGCAATTCCGACAGGTTCGGCAAGATGATATTCGCAAGTTCAGGCGCCATTTATGACATGAGATATCCGATACTGAAAGTGACGGAGGATTTCGCCGGCGAACGCGTCCCGGCCGATGACCTGGGCTTTTCCAAGTATATAATATCAAAACACATCGACCACTTGCCAAACGTGACGGAGCTCAGGATTTTCGGCGTTTTCGGGAAGCATGAAGACTATGAAATAAGGTTTATTTCAAATGCAATTTGCAGGGCGCTTCTTGGCTTGCCGATAGCAATAAAGCAGAACAGGGTTTTCAGCTATGTTTATATCAGCGACCTGATGAAAGTGATGGAACATTTCATTAAAAAAGACGGCGAATACAGCTCATACAATGTCACGGACGGGCTCCCTATGGAGCTTTTGGCCATAGCGAAAAAGGTATCCGATATAACGGGAAGGGATGCAGGCATAAATATAAAGTATGAAGGCATGGGAATTGAGTACAGCGGAAACAATTCGCGCCTGGTGAAAGAAACCGGCATAGGATTCATAAAAATCGGCGATGCAATAAAGAACCTTGTTGAATGGTATGAGGAAAACATAGGCCGGATAGACAGGGACCTGCTGCTCATGGATGAAAAGAACAGGTGGGAACAGATATGATGATATTATCCGACTACATTATGAAAAGGCTTGTCGAGTACGGGGTCAGGCATATTTTTACTGTAACTGGCGGCGGCGCCATGTACCTTAACGATGCCATGCAAAAATGCAAGGAAATAGAATACGTGTGCAACCACCACGAACAGGCGTGCGCTATGGCAGCAGAAGGTTACTCGCGGGCATGCGAAAAGATGGCAGTCGTCCAGGTGACGACTGGCCCAGGAGGCACCAATGCAATTACCGGGGTCTTGGGCCAGTGGACGGACTCCGTTCCTGTGCTGTATATCTCCGGCCAGGTGAAGCTGGAGACTTCTGTCGAGTCATGCCCGGATATAGGACTGAGGCAGCTCGGCGACCAGGAAGCAAGGATAGTGAACATAGTGAAGCCTATAACAAAATTTGCAGCCGTCGTGAAGGACCCCAAGGACGTCAGGAAACTCCTTGAGAAGGCGATATACATCTGCACGCACGGCAGGCCCGGACCCGTATGGCTTGACATACCGACAAATGTGCAGGGCGCGCTGATAGACGAAACAAAGCTTGTGGGGTATGACGAGAAGGAAGATGAGATGAAGTTCGATGCAGGCATCCTTAAGGAAAGCGTGAAGAAAGTCGTTGAGCTTATTAAGGCGTCCAAAAGGCCGGTAATCATAGCCGGCCGCGGGATAAGGATTTCAGGCTCGCACGATATCTTCATGGAAATCGCAGAGAATCTTGGAATCCCGGTCTTGTCCACGCATAACGGTTACGACATAATATATACCGAGCATCCTCTGTCGGTAGGGAGGATAGGTATATACGGCGACAGGCCGGGAAACTTTGCACTGCAGAATTCCGATTTATTGATATCAATAGGCTCCAGAAACAACGTGAAGCAGGTGAGCTACAACTGGAAATGCTTCGCAAGGGCCGCGAAAAAGGTTTTTGTTGACATAGACAAATCCGAGCTGGAGAAGCCTACGATAAGCCCTGATATTGCAATACATTCGGACGCCAGAGATTTTCTTCTGGAGCTCAAATCTCAGCTGGAGAAGGAAAAAATGCCTTCTTTCTCCGGATGGCTTATGTGGTGCATCGAAAGGAAAAGGCGCTACCCTGTTGTGCTTCCCGAATACAAGAAGCCGGGGAAGTTCGTCAACCCGTATTATTTCAACCAGAAGGTTACGGAATGCCTGAAAGAAGGCGATATAATAGTGACCGGCGTCGGCACGTCATTCTTTGCTGTCTATCAGTCGGCGATAGTGAAGAAAAATCAGAGGTTCATATGGAACACCGGATGCTCGGCTATGGGATACGACCTGCCGGCCGCCATAGGCGCATGCGTCGCGAGCGGAAAAGAAAAAGATATAGTATGCCTTGCAGGCGATGGAAGCATACAGCTGAACATCCAGGAGTTGCAGACAATTTCGTTCCACAAGATGCCGGTAAAGATTTTCGTCTACAACAACAACGGATACGTTTCCATGAGGCAGACGCAGGAGAATTTCTTTGACAAGAGGTACATAGGATGTGACAAGGACTCCGGTGTGGGCTTCCCTGACATCAGAAAAGTGGCATCTGCATACAACATACCGTCTGAATTGATAAAAAGCCATGAAGATATGGGAGGGAAAATAATGAAAGTTCTGGAGCACAGGGGCCCGATTATATGTGAGGTTATAATGGACCCAAACTGCAGGTTCCTGCCGAAAATAACGTCAAGAAAGTCAGGCGGCAAGTTCGTTTCGAGCCCTCTGGAAGACATGTTCCCCTTCCTGGAGCGCGAGGAGCTCAAGGACAACATGCTCATACCCATGTGGGAAGAAGGCGAATAGGACATTTTTCAAATAATAAAATCAGGCTTAAATAATATGCCAATTTACTTATGAAAATGTTTGATGTATCCGACAGGGTCATTACGGAAACAAGAAGACTTTTCACTTATAAGCCAGGGCTTGTCGTAACAGGCGGCAATTTCCTATATGCAATGGCACAAGTTCCTGAAGGATTTGAAGCCTCGGGTATGCGGCATGAATATCGGATAATAAGACAGATGAGAGAAGATGGTTCGCCTCTTTCTTACATGCCGTATTCAGAAGTCTTCGGTATCGGGAATAGCGGCCCACAAGCAAGGCTCATGCTATCCACAAGGCTTCGCGTTCCTCGCGGCCAAGACCCGGAGAAATACGAAACCCGCGGCGGAAGAAGATACTGGAGAAGGGTGCTTGTTGAGGGGGACAACGAAATGGATGCGATGGTTCCTGAAAGCGGCGCTGTCTATCAATTCGGCAGGGAGTCGTGTCTCCCAGAAGTCACCGGACCACCCGCAGAAAGTTTGTATCCGTTTTCAGTAAGATTTGAGTTCAGGCCGCTTAAACATGATTCAGTTCTTGTGATAAAAAGCGCCGAACAAGACACAGACAAAGGCCTTGTAATAGAAGCGACAAGAAGCACTCGCCACAAGCATGATGACAACTCGGTGCGGCTTGTAAGAGATTTAGTCTAGATTTTTCTGCATTTCACTATATAGCCTTCGCAGAAGAAACTGTTCTTGAATGGCATCTCGAACCTAAAGAATGGAATCATGGGCCTGTGGTAATGCACTTCTTCTATCTCAAACATGCCGTGAATGAGCTTCTTGAGATACCACAGGAAAATTGGCGTGACATGAACTTTCTTTCCGGGTTCGCCGGCAAAGAAGCCGTGGAAGCCGCCTGTCGCGAGAAAATAAAGCTTCTGGTACCAGTTGTTCGGGTTCGGGGTTGAAATTATGGCTTTCCCGCCTTTCCTGAGCACCCTGTGAAACTCCTTTATAGCGGTGTACGGGCTGTCAAGGTGCTCCAGGTTCTCTATTGAAAATACGAAGTCGAATGAATTGTCATTGAAAGGTATTTTCTCGTTTAGGTTTGCTTTCTTGAATTCTACGCCATCGGCAGAGAATTTTTCCTTCTCTATGTCTGTTCCGTGAAGGTTCTTGTATCCCATCTTCCGCAGCTCATTGAGGAGCGCGCCCTCGCCGCAACCTGCATCTAATATAGCTGCTTTTCTTGGTATGCCGTCTTTCAGGAAAATATTCATGACCCTTTCATGAAGTTTCGGTGTGGCGATGGGCTTCGGTTCCATGCTGGCAATTTATTTTCGGATTCCTTTTATAGGCATGCAGAACGGACAGAATAATTATACCTCTAGTATTTCATACTCATGGGGATTCGTAATTCTTGGTCTGGAGCCGACCCGGTCAATTCCGGGTTCATAATCATGCCTGAAGTCCAGATGGATATTGAACCTGCCGTGCCCGCTTGAAGGAAAACTACGCCCCGCATAGTAATGCGCTTCGTACCTGTCGTGGCGAAAATAGTGCAACAAATAGTCTCTTGTGAGGCCCCTTTTCTCCAGTCTTTTCATGGCCTCTTCCATGCTACCAACTGTTTCAAATGGCACTGTAGTTCTAGGATAGAAAGGATTCCATTCGCCATTCTGCACCGTGCAGTCGTCGTTCGGGACAGCCCAGCCGTTTGGCGGCGCCAATACCGTTTCTTCGCCCTGAAAATCCGTTTCTGCATTGTGGATGTAGGCAAGATGCAGCCTGCCGCTGCCGTCGGTTCCTCTGCCACCCTCCACCACCATATCCCTCAATATTTCATACCAATATCCCATTTCCGCATGCCGCTGCTCATCAGCCCTCTGTACCGGGTTGTCAAAACCATTGTAGGAGTGGGCTGTCCACAGGTCATTTCCGTTGGTGCCAGCCTGGCAGAATACATCCCTGTACGGCTTGGCGAAGCCTGTGATGTAATTTGCTATTTTCAGGCGATGATGAGGAATAGAAACAGCCTGAAATTTCATATCTTGTAATAATAAAAAATCTTTATAAAACACCTGAAAAACTTTGACATTTGTCCTATGCAACAGATTTGTAAATCTCGTATATTTTCTTCGAAACTACATCGTCCCTGAACTGCCTTGTATGTTTTACGGCATTTTTTCCGGCGGATTTCCTTTTCCTGTCGTCGTCAACCAGAAACTCTATTTCCTTCTTCATCCCGTCCCAGTCGCCGTAATCCACAAGGACGCCTCCTTCGCCCACGGTTTCCGGCACGGCACCCACTCTTGTCGACACTACAGGCGTGCCGCACATTCCCGCCTCGGCGAGCACATATCCGAACGACTCGTATTTCGTCGGCGACACCAGTATGTCCATGGAATTCAGGTGTGAAGCTATGTTATTTGGAGAAAGTTCTTTGTGGAATTTGAACCTGCCGCTCTTTCTTATCTCATTCTCTAGCTCGCCGAACCCTATGAAAACAAATTCAATATC
It includes:
- a CDS encoding SDR family NAD(P)-dependent oxidoreductase — translated: MSSLGGANVLITGGNGFIGSHLVKRLAGEGAAVHVLSRSDENIRGMENVIFHKADIRDYEVVKNAVNEAEPEKIFHLAAIVNVSREMKDMKPVMETKINGTLNLLNALDGTDYDCFINTGTCEEYGSNPPPFREDMPPRPISHYSAANASVTSICRMLYETNGLPILTLRQFTCYGPGQKTGMLIPYVISSALSGDDIRLTKGEQKRDFNYVDDAVESFMKASSEKRAIGEVINVGTGESRRIMDVVASILSITKSSAKPLFGAVPYRKPEIWEIRANITKAERILGWKPVTGMEDGLKKTVEWYRKSIPS
- a CDS encoding glycosyltransferase family 39 protein, whose product is MDLRGKEIWIVVAAYILVNSSIYLNIGFTPDESNYIFTSEKMLEGYAPYKDYSTDVKPPLNYYVFSVLAYSGQILQLIRLLAISMNAAAALMIYMTAARMYGNRTALAAASIFLFIFTMPSFFGYAVNGDRLMILFSVASLFFFTGERKAKYIAASGMLAGLALLSKQTAVMLVLFYFICFAIERKNIAARIKPAALMAASLLIPLIIVAAHFILMGAFAEMLNWTTSEALNIRKDDTWLSEPSKFMSLETLYNFSVMSPILFLAAAFFIAFLLDRKRDMGSDMFFVIMLAVTSYPFVAVLKYMSLMAIPLSVLSARMVQRAMQAKIDGLYTKILVIFPIALIFAFSLGLNSYSVYRLHSVSSDYYTHMEDVSSYLKNAMEEGEMLYVFGYNPTIYHLSDRDPPPGMYYLYPYKEHVNDMEQARTVEILRSSSVKTAVVDNTQQSRYFNPITYKYLESEYRKRVSFGPFDVLTKE
- a CDS encoding NTP transferase domain-containing protein; the protein is MDVVILCGGRGTRLAEKTSVMPKPLVPIGDRPILWHIMKMYSHYGYKRFVLPLGYMGHEIKRFFVEYPWISGDFELDMHSVSVPKPREDWSVALVDTGVDSKTQKRLHLVKEHIKTDRFMLTYGDGVADIDIGDLVRRHEYLKKTYGVMGTVTLHTPKSKFGVVDIEKDLATAFREKPDADKFVNIGFMVLEKGVFDHMDGSDVMLETSLLPKLAAEGRIGFYHHQNFWGCMDTYGDYMHLNEMWKNERPWKVWKD
- a CDS encoding NAD-dependent epimerase/dehydratase family protein — encoded protein: MEGLDFWKGKKVLVTGATGFIGSHIASALCRTADVTVLERDRTKNSFLALSGNMEHVNIARGELESMDTVMRVLAEYEIDTVFHIGAQPIVEISKIEPRKTFESNIEGTWNVLEACRLVSYESRKLRRIVVASSDKSYGSQAPPYTEDMPLGGGSPYDVSKACADLISQSYRKNYALPICISRLGNVFGPGDTNFSRIVPGTIKSIIEGGDVEIRSDGSLVREYFFVKDAVSAYLTLAENMHRKDVLGEAFNFSSGEKMSVLDVVKRISDFMGYKGQPKILNSARNEIQTQFLSTEKARHILGWSPSFSFSGALPETVEWYKALLGG
- the rfbH gene encoding lipopolysaccharide biosynthesis protein RfbH, whose product is MEKELREEIRKKVAEYYNEVLTKKQSHKIPASGKVFDEKEMVNAVDAVLDGVWTHGRFAVAFEKAISSFLGAKHCVITNSGSSANLLAASVLFSHEVENRIRKGDEIITAAAGFPTTANPVIQNGGIPVFVDIKEDTYNIDESLVEDAITDKTKAIMTAHTLGNPFNLDKIMSICKKHGLFLIEDCCDALGSKYRGKYVSTFGDLATFSFYPAHHITMGEGGAVVMNSDILEKCAESIRDWGRDCWCMPGVDNTCGKRFSWKLGGLPEGYDHKYTYSRLGYNLKATDMQAAIGLAQLGKLPSFIEARKRNSGALRSALSEFDCLAFAESEPGAEPSWFGFIIRLKEGCGFSREQLTGFLEKNGIVTRLVFAGNLTKQPYLFSGNIDYRISGSLEKSDIAMKNTFWIGVWPGITEHDISYIYETFRKFMGGAR
- a CDS encoding glycosyltransferase, producing MKPLVSICIPNYNGEKYIRHAIESALAQTYRRTEIIVVDNASTDGSWNIIKSFRRIKKFRHKANMGYDRNLNACIELAKGKYVKVLHSDDLLEKDAVKMQVEAMESAPTAGFVYSPVKLIDENGDFIGNFSAGDAALVVPGKQKLAELLNGNHIMFPSVMIRAECLRKVGLFDGEIPYCNDWDMWLRISMKYDVAYISSVSASYRVYSQSGGTVRYETSDISGFQMYRCLTKTLSAISDESILKNGRRYYKNLAMEQISRGLSLIKTGRKSHGRRYVLAASSIHDGFLFRLSVYAIYLLTYAGMSGIILRLGKIK
- a CDS encoding NAD(P)-dependent oxidoreductase, with the translated sequence MRILVTGGSGFVGRNVVEHFGRKHEVLAPTHKELDLLEENKVRDFFRQNEIDAVIHTAIKPGNRNTKETSNRFYSNVRMFFNIMRNSDRFGKMIFASSGAIYDMRYPILKVTEDFAGERVPADDLGFSKYIISKHIDHLPNVTELRIFGVFGKHEDYEIRFISNAICRALLGLPIAIKQNRVFSYVYISDLMKVMEHFIKKDGEYSSYNVTDGLPMELLAIAKKVSDITGRDAGINIKYEGMGIEYSGNNSRLVKETGIGFIKIGDAIKNLVEWYEENIGRIDRDLLLMDEKNRWEQI
- a CDS encoding thiamine pyrophosphate-binding protein, whose translation is MILSDYIMKRLVEYGVRHIFTVTGGGAMYLNDAMQKCKEIEYVCNHHEQACAMAAEGYSRACEKMAVVQVTTGPGGTNAITGVLGQWTDSVPVLYISGQVKLETSVESCPDIGLRQLGDQEARIVNIVKPITKFAAVVKDPKDVRKLLEKAIYICTHGRPGPVWLDIPTNVQGALIDETKLVGYDEKEDEMKFDAGILKESVKKVVELIKASKRPVIIAGRGIRISGSHDIFMEIAENLGIPVLSTHNGYDIIYTEHPLSVGRIGIYGDRPGNFALQNSDLLISIGSRNNVKQVSYNWKCFARAAKKVFVDIDKSELEKPTISPDIAIHSDARDFLLELKSQLEKEKMPSFSGWLMWCIERKRRYPVVLPEYKKPGKFVNPYYFNQKVTECLKEGDIIVTGVGTSFFAVYQSAIVKKNQRFIWNTGCSAMGYDLPAAIGACVASGKEKDIVCLAGDGSIQLNIQELQTISFHKMPVKIFVYNNNGYVSMRQTQENFFDKRYIGCDKDSGVGFPDIRKVASAYNIPSELIKSHEDMGGKIMKVLEHRGPIICEVIMDPNCRFLPKITSRKSGGKFVSSPLEDMFPFLEREELKDNMLIPMWEEGE
- a CDS encoding class I SAM-dependent methyltransferase; the encoded protein is MEPKPIATPKLHERVMNIFLKDGIPRKAAILDAGCGEGALLNELRKMGYKNLHGTDIEKEKFSADGVEFKKANLNEKIPFNDNSFDFVFSIENLEHLDSPYTAIKEFHRVLRKGGKAIISTPNPNNWYQKLYFLATGGFHGFFAGEPGKKVHVTPIFLWYLKKLIHGMFEIEEVHYHRPMIPFFRFEMPFKNSFFCEGYIVKCRKI